One genomic window of Gemmatimonadota bacterium includes the following:
- a CDS encoding S9 family peptidase, whose amino-acid sequence MSAPLSPPVAPRHPTTVVHHGETLVDDYAWLRQKDDPAVRAYLDAENAWADAWLAPTAALQEQLYQEMLGRIRETDLSVPYRKGDWWYYTRTEEGKQYPIHCRRLGSPTEGEETVLIDLNLLAEGTSFMALGDMAVSDDGWLLAYSTDETGFRQYTLVVKDLRTGTLLPVRRERVTSVAWDSDSQTLYYAVEDAETKRSCDIWQHRLGAEEDSLVFHEADEAFNVGIARTRSREWLVLFSGSHTTSEARVRRAGSADVWQTLLPRVADREYDVDHHGDRFFVRINDTGRNFRLVTMPVTGGALADAVEVVPHRDGVMLEGMECFRRHLIVHEREDGVPQMAVHRLADGAVHRIAFPEPAYECYPHANPEFDTAIYRYGYQSMVTPSSVLDYDLESRERTLLKQQEVVGGYDATRFVSHRIHATASDGTLVPISLVRRADVPEDGTAAALLHGYGSYGYPYPVSFSSNRLSLLERGVVVAIAHIRGGGELGKPWHDAGRMGEKMHSFTDFIACADHLVAKRIVAADRLAIEGGSAGGLLMGAVVNLRPDRFAAVLSQVPFVDVINTMSDATLPLTVGEYEEWGNPGIPAEYAWMRAYCPYTNLSAQPYPPMLVRTAFNDSQVMYWEPAKYVARMRTLTTTDAPLLFLTNMGAGHGGASGRYDRLREYAVDYAFLMAVLGAG is encoded by the coding sequence GTGTCTGCTCCGCTGTCTCCGCCCGTCGCCCCCCGCCATCCCACCACCGTCGTGCACCATGGCGAGACGCTGGTCGACGACTATGCCTGGCTGCGGCAGAAGGACGACCCAGCCGTCCGCGCGTATCTCGACGCCGAGAATGCCTGGGCAGACGCGTGGCTGGCCCCGACGGCGGCGCTGCAGGAACAACTCTACCAGGAGATGCTCGGCCGCATCCGCGAGACCGATCTCTCCGTGCCGTATCGGAAAGGTGACTGGTGGTACTACACCCGCACCGAGGAAGGGAAGCAGTACCCGATCCACTGCCGTCGCCTCGGGTCACCGACCGAGGGCGAGGAGACGGTCCTGATCGACCTGAATCTGCTCGCCGAGGGGACATCGTTCATGGCGCTCGGCGACATGGCGGTGAGCGACGATGGCTGGCTGCTGGCGTACAGCACCGACGAGACGGGCTTTCGGCAATACACGCTGGTGGTGAAGGACCTGCGCACGGGCACACTGCTGCCGGTCCGGCGTGAGCGGGTGACATCCGTGGCGTGGGACAGCGACAGCCAGACGCTCTACTACGCTGTCGAGGACGCCGAGACGAAGCGTTCGTGCGATATCTGGCAGCATCGGCTCGGTGCGGAGGAGGACAGCCTCGTCTTTCACGAGGCCGATGAGGCGTTCAATGTCGGCATCGCGCGGACCCGGAGTCGGGAATGGCTGGTGCTCTTCAGCGGCAGTCACACCACCTCGGAAGCCCGGGTACGGCGCGCCGGCAGCGCGGATGTGTGGCAGACGCTCCTGCCGCGCGTGGCCGATCGCGAGTACGACGTCGACCATCACGGCGACCGCTTCTTCGTGCGGATCAACGACACGGGCCGGAACTTCCGCCTGGTCACCATGCCTGTGACCGGCGGCGCACTGGCCGATGCGGTCGAGGTGGTCCCGCATCGCGACGGGGTGATGCTCGAGGGGATGGAGTGCTTCCGTCGACACCTGATCGTGCATGAGCGCGAAGACGGTGTGCCCCAGATGGCCGTCCACCGCCTCGCGGATGGTGCGGTCCATCGGATCGCCTTCCCCGAGCCTGCCTACGAGTGCTATCCGCACGCCAATCCCGAGTTTGACACCGCGATCTACCGGTACGGCTACCAGTCAATGGTGACGCCGTCCTCCGTGCTCGACTATGACCTGGAATCGCGCGAGCGGACGCTGCTCAAGCAACAGGAAGTTGTCGGCGGTTACGACGCGACGCGCTTCGTCTCGCACCGCATCCACGCCACGGCGTCCGACGGCACGCTGGTGCCGATCTCGCTGGTCCGGCGGGCGGATGTGCCCGAAGACGGCACCGCGGCGGCACTCCTGCACGGCTACGGCTCCTACGGCTATCCCTACCCGGTCTCCTTCTCGTCGAATCGGCTGTCGCTGCTGGAACGGGGTGTCGTCGTGGCGATCGCGCACATCCGTGGCGGCGGTGAGCTGGGCAAGCCGTGGCACGACGCCGGACGGATGGGCGAGAAGATGCACAGCTTCACCGACTTCATCGCCTGCGCCGATCATCTGGTCGCGAAGCGCATCGTCGCCGCGGATCGCCTCGCGATTGAAGGCGGGAGTGCCGGGGGACTCTTGATGGGCGCGGTCGTCAACCTCCGCCCCGACCGCTTCGCGGCCGTGCTCTCGCAGGTGCCGTTCGTGGACGTGATCAACACGATGTCCGACGCCACGCTGCCGCTCACGGTCGGTGAGTACGAGGAGTGGGGCAACCCGGGGATCCCTGCCGAGTATGCCTGGATGCGGGCCTACTGCCCCTACACCAACCTCTCGGCGCAGCCATACCCACCGATGCTGGTGCGCACCGCGTTCAACGACTCGCAGGTGATGTACTGGGAGCCGGCAAAGTACGTGGCGCGGATGCGGACGCTCACGACCACCGATGCCCCGCTGCTCTTCCTCACCAACATGGGGGCGGGGCATGGCGGCGCGTCCGGCCGGTACGATCGGCTGCGCGAGTACGCGGTGGACTACGCCTTCCTGATGGCGGTGCTGGGCGCAGGGTAG
- a CDS encoding DUF2911 domain-containing protein produces MKVCYGRPLVKGRTIFGSELVPYGKLWRTGANEPTIIHTTGPITVAGVRLEAGSYSLYTVPMAGASWDVVINRSISQWGIESAYEGVKAQEVGRGKAPTMPMPLVEALTISAAPTSLNLSWEKVMVMIPMAAAK; encoded by the coding sequence GTGAAGGTCTGCTACGGCCGCCCATTGGTGAAGGGGCGCACCATCTTCGGCTCGGAGCTGGTGCCCTACGGCAAGCTCTGGCGCACCGGCGCCAACGAGCCGACGATCATTCACACCACCGGGCCGATCACGGTGGCCGGCGTCCGCCTCGAGGCCGGGAGCTACTCGCTCTACACGGTGCCGATGGCTGGCGCGTCGTGGGACGTCGTGATCAACCGGTCGATCTCGCAGTGGGGGATCGAGAGCGCCTATGAGGGAGTGAAGGCGCAGGAAGTCGGGCGCGGCAAGGCACCGACGATGCCGATGCCGCTGGTCGAGGCGCTCACCATCTCGGCGGCCCCGACGTCGCTGAACCTGAGCTGGGAAAAGGTGATGGTGATGATTCCGATGGCTGCAGCGAAGTAG
- a CDS encoding 5-(carboxyamino)imidazole ribonucleotide synthase gives MILPGGTLGVLGGGQLGRMFTAEAQRLGYRVVVLDPDAEAPAGQIAHEHITREWGNREALAELAARADAITTEFENVPADVLRALAAHCPVRPSGDAVWTTQDRLREKAFLNQAGVDTVGWQPIASIEDCAAAWHSVGPLGAILKTAQFGYDGKGQVRVATHDDLATAWRTLGEVPCILEERVALATELSVMVARGAAGAVATWPVGENVHIAGILHTTVAPAVIAPTLAEAARTVAERIVAALDYVGVMGVECFVTSDGRLLVNELAPRPHNSGHWTLDAAVTSQFEQQVRILAGLPLGETTAFGPTAMVNILGDCWADGEPKWAAALAMPGVRLHLYGKREPRAGRKMGHLTVTAETGPDALQRALAAWRALTD, from the coding sequence GTGATCCTGCCTGGCGGGACGCTCGGCGTGCTGGGGGGCGGCCAGCTGGGGCGCATGTTCACCGCCGAGGCCCAACGCCTCGGCTATCGTGTCGTGGTCCTCGATCCCGACGCGGAGGCCCCAGCGGGGCAGATCGCACACGAGCACATCACCCGGGAGTGGGGCAATCGCGAGGCGCTCGCTGAGCTTGCGGCGCGTGCGGATGCCATCACCACCGAGTTCGAGAACGTGCCGGCGGACGTGCTTCGCGCCCTCGCCGCGCACTGCCCCGTGCGTCCCTCCGGTGATGCGGTGTGGACCACCCAGGATCGGCTCCGCGAGAAGGCGTTTCTCAATCAGGCAGGGGTCGACACCGTCGGCTGGCAGCCCATCGCCTCGATAGAGGATTGCGCGGCGGCATGGCACAGCGTCGGCCCCCTCGGCGCCATCCTCAAGACGGCGCAGTTCGGCTACGACGGCAAAGGACAGGTGCGCGTCGCCACGCACGACGATCTGGCCACGGCGTGGCGGACGCTGGGTGAAGTGCCTTGCATCCTCGAGGAGCGCGTCGCGCTTGCCACCGAGCTCTCGGTGATGGTGGCCCGAGGCGCGGCCGGCGCCGTCGCGACCTGGCCGGTCGGCGAGAATGTGCACATTGCGGGGATCCTCCATACGACGGTTGCCCCGGCCGTGATCGCACCGACGTTGGCGGAGGCGGCGCGCACCGTTGCCGAGCGGATCGTCGCCGCCCTCGACTACGTCGGTGTCATGGGCGTCGAGTGCTTCGTCACCAGCGACGGTCGCTTGCTCGTCAACGAGCTGGCGCCCAGGCCGCACAACAGCGGGCATTGGACGCTCGACGCGGCGGTGACGTCACAGTTCGAGCAGCAAGTCCGGATTCTCGCGGGGCTTCCCCTCGGCGAGACCACGGCGTTCGGTCCGACGGCGATGGTCAACATTCTCGGCGACTGCTGGGCCGACGGCGAGCCGAAGTGGGCTGCTGCCCTGGCGATGCCGGGCGTTCGGCTGCACCTCTACGGCAAGCGCGAGCCACGCGCCGGCCGCAAGATGGGCCATCTCACGGTCACCGCCGAGACTGGTCCCGATGCCCTCCAGCGCGCGCTCGCCGCTTGGCGCGCGCTCACTGATTGA
- the purE gene encoding 5-(carboxyamino)imidazole ribonucleotide mutase, with translation MSAATPPLVGVVMGSDSDWTTMQHAAARLVEFGIPYETRVVSAHRTPDLLFQYASEAAERGLKCIIAGAGGAAHLPGMLAAKTIVPVLGVPVASKHLQGLDSLLSIAQMPNGVPVATFAIGDAGAHNAALFAVAILARENPDLARRLEGFRAAQDLKVRALTLPPA, from the coding sequence ATGAGCGCGGCCACTCCCCCGCTGGTGGGCGTCGTGATGGGCAGCGACTCGGACTGGACCACGATGCAGCATGCGGCGGCGCGGTTGGTCGAGTTCGGCATCCCGTATGAGACGAGGGTGGTCTCCGCGCACCGGACGCCCGACCTGCTCTTTCAGTACGCGTCCGAGGCGGCGGAGCGGGGCCTCAAGTGCATCATCGCCGGTGCCGGCGGTGCGGCCCATCTGCCGGGGATGCTCGCGGCGAAGACCATCGTCCCGGTGCTCGGCGTGCCGGTCGCGTCGAAGCACCTGCAGGGGCTCGATTCACTGCTGTCGATTGCGCAGATGCCGAATGGCGTGCCGGTCGCGACCTTCGCCATCGGTGATGCCGGCGCCCACAACGCGGCGCTCTTCGCCGTCGCGATCCTCGCCCGCGAGAACCCGGACCTCGCGCGCCGCCTGGAGGGCTTCCGTGCGGCGCAGGATCTCAAGGTTCGCGCCCTGACCCTCCCCCCCGCGTGA